A region from the Volucribacter amazonae genome encodes:
- the priA gene encoding primosomal protein N', with protein sequence MKLIRVALAVPLMRCFDYLLDEQQTLAIGSRVLVPFGTQKKVAVVVDFPPQSDLPREQLKQVIEVLDQQSLFQPTLWQLLHWAANYYQAPLGEVLLQALPVKLRQGESAVPKAKILLKLTALGEQALHNDMLKRAPKQRQALQQLSLSQQDHSSISRTILHPLIQKGLVIEQQQFEKEQSWQQQLADKPLVNQDNRLTLNKQQALAMSQLVFQQGFAAFLLQGVTGSGKTEIYLQLIEEILKKGQQVLVLVPEIGLTPQTVQRFQARFNVAIEVLHSHLNDNQRLQAWQRVRTGQTAIVIGTRSALFSQFVNLGLIIIDEEHDSSFKQQEGWRYHARDLAVLYAKFCDIPIVMGSATPSLESLNNVQNGKYKAIQLTQRAGQSTAVQQQIIDLKKQAVQQGLSHQLLARMQDHLQKGNQVLLFLNRRGFAPVLLCHECGWICQCRHCEKPYTYHQQQQVLRCHYCHAQRTIPHQCESCGSTHLITTGLGTEQLEQALQQRFPQYHITRIDRDSTARKGKLEAHLKDIQQGKSQILIGTQMLAKGHHFPNVTLVAIVNVDSALFSLDFRAEERLAQLYVQVAGRAGRAEKQGEVLLQTHYPDHPLLQALLTGGYPAFAEQALHLRHSMGLPPFSAQALFKAQSRDNHLAEQALQQVADYFQQQQLTGLQILGAMPAPHSKKAGQYRWQLLLQYPSRQGLQQILQQFHQQSFELLNKVRWSLDIDPQEFA encoded by the coding sequence ATGAAACTGATTCGTGTCGCCTTAGCTGTCCCTTTAATGCGTTGTTTTGATTATTTGCTTGATGAACAACAGACCTTAGCCATTGGTAGCCGAGTATTAGTGCCTTTTGGGACACAAAAAAAAGTGGCGGTGGTGGTGGATTTTCCTCCTCAATCAGATTTGCCAAGGGAACAATTAAAGCAGGTCATTGAGGTTTTGGATCAGCAAAGCCTGTTTCAGCCCACATTGTGGCAATTACTTCACTGGGCAGCCAATTATTATCAAGCCCCCTTGGGCGAGGTGTTATTGCAAGCCTTGCCTGTTAAATTACGGCAAGGGGAAAGTGCGGTGCCAAAAGCAAAAATTTTGTTAAAACTCACCGCACTTGGTGAGCAAGCCTTGCATAATGATATGCTGAAACGTGCGCCAAAACAGCGACAAGCCTTGCAACAATTAAGCCTTTCCCAGCAGGATCATTCTTCCATTAGCCGAACCATTTTGCACCCTTTAATCCAAAAAGGCTTGGTTATTGAGCAACAACAGTTTGAGAAAGAACAATCTTGGCAACAACAATTAGCGGATAAACCGCTGGTCAATCAGGATAACCGTTTAACCCTAAATAAACAGCAAGCCCTAGCCATGAGCCAATTAGTGTTTCAACAAGGCTTTGCCGCTTTTTTGTTGCAGGGGGTAACGGGTTCAGGCAAAACCGAAATTTATTTGCAGTTGATTGAGGAAATCCTAAAAAAAGGGCAACAGGTGTTAGTGTTAGTGCCGGAAATTGGCTTGACCCCACAAACCGTACAACGCTTTCAAGCAAGGTTTAATGTGGCGATTGAGGTGCTACATTCCCATTTAAACGACAATCAACGTTTGCAGGCTTGGCAACGCGTGAGAACAGGGCAAACGGCGATTGTAATAGGCACACGTTCGGCGTTGTTTAGTCAATTTGTCAATTTAGGCTTGATTATTATTGATGAAGAACACGACAGTTCTTTTAAGCAACAAGAGGGTTGGCGTTATCATGCCCGAGATTTGGCGGTGCTTTATGCTAAATTTTGTGATATTCCCATTGTGATGGGTTCGGCAACCCCAAGCCTTGAAAGCCTAAATAATGTACAAAATGGCAAATACAAGGCAATTCAACTGACTCAACGAGCAGGGCAAAGCACAGCGGTTCAACAACAGATCATTGATTTGAAAAAGCAAGCGGTGCAACAAGGGCTTTCCCACCAATTATTAGCCCGTATGCAAGATCATTTGCAAAAAGGCAATCAAGTCTTGTTGTTTCTTAATCGGCGTGGTTTTGCCCCTGTGTTGTTATGCCACGAATGTGGTTGGATTTGCCAATGTCGCCATTGTGAAAAGCCCTATACTTATCATCAACAGCAACAAGTTTTGCGTTGTCATTATTGCCACGCTCAACGCACAATTCCTCATCAATGCGAATCTTGCGGCTCAACCCATTTAATTACCACAGGCTTAGGCACAGAACAACTTGAGCAAGCCTTACAACAGCGTTTTCCACAATATCATATTACTCGCATAGACCGAGATAGTACCGCGCGCAAGGGCAAATTAGAAGCGCATTTAAAGGATATTCAACAGGGCAAAAGCCAAATTCTTATTGGAACGCAAATGTTAGCCAAAGGGCATCATTTTCCCAATGTTACCCTAGTGGCGATTGTCAATGTGGATAGTGCGTTATTTTCCCTTGATTTTCGTGCGGAAGAACGTTTGGCACAGCTTTATGTGCAAGTGGCTGGGCGTGCAGGGCGAGCGGAAAAACAAGGCGAGGTCTTGTTGCAAACCCATTACCCTGACCACCCTTTATTACAAGCCTTATTAACAGGCGGTTATCCTGCCTTTGCCGAGCAAGCCTTGCATTTACGCCATAGTATGGGGTTACCACCATTTTCAGCACAAGCCTTATTTAAAGCTCAAAGTCGTGATAATCATTTGGCAGAACAAGCCTTGCAACAGGTGGCGGATTATTTTCAGCAACAACAGCTTACAGGTTTACAAATTCTTGGGGCTATGCCTGCCCCTCATAGCAAAAAAGCAGGACAATATCGCTGGCAATTATTGTTACAATATCCTTCTCGTCAAGGGTTACAACAGATTTTACAGCAATTTCATCAGCAATCCTTTGAGTTGCTTAATAAAGTACGTTGGTCACTAGATATTGATCCGCAAGAATTTGCATAA
- the carB gene encoding carbamoyl-phosphate synthase large subunit, with translation MPKRTDINKILIIGAGPIVIGQACEFDYSGAQACKALREEGYQVILVNSNPATIMTDPNMADVTYIEPIQWQTLAKIIEKERPDAILPTMGGQTALNCALDLAKHGVLAKYQVELIGASEDAIDKAEDRGRFKQAMTKIGLNTPKSFVCHSFDEAWAAQAEVGFPTLIRPSFTMGGSGGGIAYNRDEFQAICERGFDASPTHELLIEQSVLGWKEYEMEVVRDKADNCIIVCSIENFDPMGVHTGDSITVAPAQTLTDKEYQIMRNASLAVLREIGVDTGGANVQFAINPANGEMIVIEMNPRVSRSSALASKATGFPIAKVAAKLAVGYTLNELRNDITGGLIPASFEPSIDYVVTKVPRFAFEKFPQADDRLTTQMKSVGEVMAMGRTFQESLQKALRGLETGICGFNLMSEQPEKIRQELANPGPIRILYVADAFGAGFSLEEVHHYSKIDPWFLVQIQDLVQEELALEQRQLADLDYHELRRLKRKGFADKRIAQLTQSSEAEVRAKRHSLNLHPVYKRVDTCAGEFSSDTAYLYSSYEQECEARPSQRKKIMILGGGPNRIGQGIEFDYCCVHAALALRESGFETIMVNCNPETVSTDFDTSDRLYFEPLTLEDVLEIIHVEQPYGVIVHYGGQTPLKLANALHENGVNIIGTSADSIDAAEDRERFQQILQQLQLKQPENRTARNSQEALVLANEVGYPLVVRPSYVLGGRAMQIVYNDEELNRYMQEAVSVSEDSPILLDHFLNNAIEVDVDCICDGEQVFIGGIMQHIEQAGIHSGDSACSLPPYSLSQAIQQEIRRQTIAMAKALLVVGLMNVQFAVQNEVVYVLEVNPRASRTVPFVSKATGVPLAKIAARVMAGISLQQQQIYQEVTPQFYAVKEAVFPFIKFPGVDTILGPEMRSTGEVMGIGKTFAEAFIKAQMGAGERIPKTGKVFVSVDDKDKPRLLAVAKALQQQGYGLCATLGTAQYLRDNGVSVQTVNKVREGRPHIVDAIKNGEIAMVINTVGNLPESVTDSHSIRRSALQQKIFYQTTLAGAEALAESVQCLDQYDVYAIQQLH, from the coding sequence ATGCCAAAACGTACTGATATAAACAAAATACTGATTATTGGGGCAGGGCCTATTGTGATTGGGCAAGCCTGTGAGTTTGATTATTCTGGCGCTCAAGCCTGTAAAGCCTTACGTGAAGAAGGTTATCAAGTTATCTTAGTTAATTCCAACCCCGCCACCATTATGACCGATCCGAATATGGCGGACGTAACCTATATTGAGCCTATCCAATGGCAAACCCTCGCCAAGATTATTGAGAAAGAACGCCCTGATGCCATTTTGCCAACAATGGGCGGACAAACTGCATTAAATTGTGCCTTAGACTTAGCCAAACATGGCGTGTTGGCAAAATACCAAGTGGAACTGATTGGGGCAAGCGAAGATGCCATTGATAAAGCGGAAGATCGTGGGCGTTTTAAACAAGCCATGACAAAAATCGGCTTGAATACACCAAAATCTTTTGTTTGCCATAGCTTTGATGAGGCTTGGGCGGCACAAGCGGAAGTGGGCTTTCCTACCCTTATTCGTCCCTCTTTCACTATGGGCGGTTCTGGCGGTGGTATTGCCTATAATCGTGATGAATTTCAAGCCATTTGCGAGCGTGGTTTTGATGCCTCGCCTACCCACGAACTGTTAATAGAACAATCGGTGCTAGGTTGGAAAGAATATGAAATGGAAGTGGTACGCGATAAAGCGGATAATTGCATTATTGTTTGTTCCATTGAAAACTTTGATCCTATGGGCGTGCATACTGGCGACTCTATTACCGTTGCCCCTGCACAAACCTTAACGGATAAAGAATATCAAATTATGCGTAATGCCTCTTTAGCGGTATTGCGAGAAATTGGGGTGGATACAGGCGGTGCGAATGTTCAGTTTGCCATAAATCCTGCCAACGGCGAAATGATTGTGATTGAAATGAATCCAAGGGTAAGCCGTTCTTCCGCCCTCGCCTCAAAAGCCACAGGTTTTCCAATCGCTAAAGTGGCGGCGAAATTGGCAGTGGGTTATACCCTCAATGAATTGCGTAATGATATTACAGGCGGATTAATCCCTGCCTCTTTTGAACCCTCTATTGATTATGTAGTTACTAAAGTGCCACGTTTTGCCTTTGAAAAATTCCCACAAGCGGACGATCGCTTAACCACCCAAATGAAATCGGTGGGCGAAGTTATGGCAATGGGACGTACCTTCCAAGAGTCTTTACAAAAAGCCCTGCGTGGCTTAGAAACAGGGATTTGTGGCTTTAATTTAATGTCTGAACAACCTGAAAAAATCCGCCAAGAATTAGCTAACCCTGGACCGATTCGGATTTTATATGTGGCTGATGCCTTTGGAGCAGGCTTTAGCCTAGAAGAAGTTCATCATTACAGCAAAATTGATCCTTGGTTCTTAGTGCAAATTCAGGATTTGGTGCAAGAAGAATTAGCCTTAGAACAACGCCAATTAGCAGATTTAGATTATCACGAGCTACGCCGTTTAAAACGCAAAGGTTTTGCTGATAAACGCATTGCTCAACTTACTCAATCTAGCGAGGCAGAAGTGCGAGCCAAACGTCATAGCCTCAATTTACACCCTGTGTATAAACGTGTAGATACCTGTGCAGGCGAGTTTTCCTCTGATACCGCTTATTTATATTCTAGCTATGAGCAAGAATGTGAAGCTCGCCCTAGTCAACGTAAAAAAATTATGATTTTAGGCGGCGGTCCAAACCGTATTGGGCAAGGGATTGAGTTTGATTATTGCTGTGTACACGCCGCCCTTGCTTTACGTGAAAGTGGTTTTGAAACCATTATGGTAAACTGCAACCCTGAAACCGTCTCTACGGATTTTGACACGTCGGATCGCTTATATTTTGAACCATTGACCTTAGAAGATGTATTGGAAATTATCCATGTTGAGCAACCTTATGGCGTAATTGTGCATTATGGCGGACAAACCCCATTAAAATTAGCCAATGCTTTACATGAAAATGGCGTAAATATTATTGGTACTTCAGCGGATAGCATTGATGCCGCAGAAGATCGTGAGCGTTTCCAACAAATTTTACAACAATTACAGCTAAAACAGCCTGAAAACCGTACCGCTCGTAACAGCCAAGAGGCGTTAGTGTTAGCAAATGAAGTAGGCTATCCTTTGGTGGTGCGTCCGTCCTATGTGCTAGGGGGGCGTGCGATGCAAATTGTGTATAACGATGAAGAACTTAATCGCTATATGCAAGAGGCGGTGTCCGTATCAGAAGATAGCCCAATTTTATTGGATCATTTCTTAAATAATGCCATTGAAGTGGACGTTGATTGTATTTGCGATGGCGAACAAGTATTTATTGGTGGCATTATGCAACATATTGAACAAGCTGGTATTCATTCTGGCGATTCCGCTTGTTCCTTACCGCCTTATTCATTAAGTCAAGCTATTCAGCAAGAAATCCGCCGTCAAACCATTGCCATGGCAAAAGCCTTGCTGGTGGTGGGCTTAATGAATGTACAATTTGCGGTACAAAATGAGGTGGTTTATGTCTTAGAAGTCAATCCTCGTGCTTCTCGTACGGTGCCTTTTGTGAGTAAAGCCACAGGTGTACCGTTAGCCAAAATTGCCGCCAGAGTAATGGCGGGCATTTCCTTGCAACAACAGCAGATTTATCAAGAAGTTACCCCGCAATTTTATGCGGTAAAAGAAGCAGTATTCCCTTTTATAAAATTCCCGGGGGTAGATACCATTTTAGGCCCTGAAATGCGTTCAACCGGCGAAGTTATGGGCATTGGCAAAACCTTTGCCGAGGCCTTTATTAAAGCTCAAATGGGGGCTGGCGAGCGTATCCCGAAAACAGGTAAGGTCTTTGTTTCCGTTGATGACAAGGACAAACCTCGCTTATTGGCAGTAGCAAAAGCCTTACAACAACAAGGTTATGGTTTGTGTGCCACCTTAGGCACTGCGCAATATCTGCGTGATAATGGGGTAAGTGTACAAACGGTAAATAAGGTGCGTGAAGGTCGTCCGCATATTGTTGATGCCATTAAAAATGGCGAAATTGCTATGGTTATCAATACGGTAGGCAACTTGCCAGAATCGGTAACAGATAGCCATTCTATTCGCCGTAGTGCCTTGCAACAAAAGATCTTCTACCAAACCACATTGGCTGGGGCAGAGGCATTGGCTGAAAGTGTGCAATGTTTAGATCAGTATGATGTATACGCTATTCAACAGCTACATTAA
- a CDS encoding ABC transporter ATP-binding protein, giving the protein MFNKIFSWFENRLNAYPDQQASTPEKKLFGFIWSSLQGMKGWILLLTLMTVGIGIMEALLFQFMGTVVNWLTEFSPQTLWVEKKYALMAMLALLLLSIAWRFVASLIRLQTLQGVFPMRLRWNFHRLMLGQSLSFYQDEFAGRVSAKVMQTALAVRDTVLTIADMMTYVVVYFVTSGIVLVNLDGWLVLPFILWLAGFVVILRLFIPRLAKTAERQADARSLMTGRITDAYANITTVKLFSHGEREASYAKRSMQEFMVTVHAQMRLATSLDTVVGALNVMLILTTSILGIWLWQQHSVDVGAIATAIAMALRVANLSQWVMWESARLFENIGTVNDGMNTLSKPHTIVDKTNAAELKVNQGEIQFNHVSFAYDPHKPLLQDFNLTIKAGEKVGLIGRSGAGKSTIVNLLLRFYEAQAGQITIDGQDITQVKQESLRSQIGLVTQDTSLLHRSVRENIIYGRPQASDEEMMLAASKAEATDFIPLLTDAQGRTGYDAQVGERGVKLSGGQRQRIAIARVLLKDAPILLLDEATSALDSEVEIAIQQSLDKMMENKTVIAIAHRLSTIASMDRLIVLDKGQIVEQGTHNELLAKNGLYAKLWAHQSGGFLSED; this is encoded by the coding sequence ATGTTTAATAAAATTTTCTCTTGGTTTGAAAATCGTCTTAATGCTTATCCCGATCAACAAGCAAGTACGCCAGAGAAAAAACTATTTGGGTTTATTTGGTCTAGCTTACAAGGTATGAAAGGCTGGATTTTGTTGTTGACGTTAATGACTGTCGGCATTGGCATTATGGAGGCATTACTGTTCCAATTTATGGGGACAGTCGTGAACTGGCTAACGGAATTTAGTCCGCAAACTTTATGGGTGGAGAAAAAATATGCCTTAATGGCAATGCTGGCGCTGTTGTTGCTAAGTATTGCTTGGCGTTTTGTGGCATCGTTAATCCGTTTACAAACCCTGCAAGGGGTTTTCCCTATGCGGTTGCGTTGGAATTTTCATCGTTTAATGCTTGGACAAAGTTTGAGTTTTTACCAAGATGAATTTGCGGGGCGGGTTTCTGCTAAGGTAATGCAGACGGCGTTGGCGGTGCGGGATACGGTGCTAACCATTGCGGATATGATGACCTATGTGGTGGTTTATTTTGTTACTTCTGGCATTGTATTGGTCAATTTAGACGGTTGGCTGGTCTTGCCTTTTATTCTATGGTTAGCAGGATTTGTGGTAATTTTACGTTTATTTATTCCTCGTTTAGCCAAAACCGCCGAGCGACAAGCGGACGCACGCTCCTTGATGACGGGGCGGATTACTGATGCTTATGCCAATATTACCACCGTAAAACTGTTTTCCCATGGCGAGCGAGAGGCGAGCTATGCCAAGCGTTCAATGCAAGAATTTATGGTTACTGTTCATGCACAAATGCGTTTAGCCACTTCATTAGATACGGTGGTGGGGGCGTTAAATGTAATGTTAATTTTAACCACCTCAATATTGGGGATTTGGTTATGGCAGCAACACAGCGTTGATGTGGGGGCGATTGCCACCGCGATTGCTATGGCGTTAAGAGTGGCAAATTTATCGCAATGGGTTATGTGGGAATCCGCTCGTTTATTTGAGAATATTGGTACAGTAAATGACGGTATGAATACCCTGTCTAAACCTCATACCATTGTGGATAAAACCAATGCAGCAGAACTAAAGGTCAATCAGGGGGAAATTCAATTTAACCATGTGAGTTTTGCTTATGATCCCCATAAACCTTTGTTGCAAGACTTTAATTTAACCATTAAGGCTGGGGAAAAAGTGGGCTTAATTGGGCGTTCTGGGGCAGGTAAATCCACTATCGTCAATTTATTGTTACGTTTTTATGAAGCACAAGCAGGGCAAATTACCATTGATGGGCAGGATATTACTCAAGTTAAGCAGGAAAGTTTGCGTAGCCAAATTGGTTTGGTAACGCAGGATACTTCGTTATTACACCGTTCTGTGCGAGAAAATATTATTTATGGTCGTCCACAAGCCAGTGATGAAGAAATGATGTTAGCGGCGAGCAAAGCGGAAGCTACCGATTTTATTCCGCTTTTAACTGATGCTCAGGGGCGAACTGGCTATGATGCGCAAGTGGGCGAGCGTGGGGTAAAATTATCAGGCGGACAGCGACAACGCATTGCCATTGCTCGGGTATTATTAAAAGATGCACCGATTTTATTGCTTGATGAAGCCACCAGTGCCTTAGATTCTGAAGTGGAAATCGCTATTCAGCAAAGTTTAGATAAGATGATGGAAAATAAAACGGTGATTGCGATTGCCCACCGTCTTTCTACCATTGCTTCAATGGATCGTTTGATCGTGTTAGATAAAGGGCAAATTGTTGAGCAAGGTACGCATAATGAATTATTGGCGAAAAATGGCTTGTATGCCAAACTTTGGGCTCATCAAAGTGGCGGTTTTCTTAGTGAGGATTAG
- a CDS encoding LysR family transcriptional regulator, with protein MEHLKALLLFHQVLQQGSMSAVAKQQGISPSAVSQQLTQLEQHYGVKLLNRSTRSLSPTPAGKALLQQTAQIQLLLEHTEQQLRALTTEISGEVCISLPSGFVNSPPIEQLIKQIK; from the coding sequence ATGGAACACCTCAAAGCACTGTTACTGTTTCATCAGGTGTTGCAACAAGGCAGTATGAGTGCGGTTGCCAAGCAACAAGGTATTAGCCCCTCTGCGGTCAGCCAGCAACTCACCCAATTGGAGCAACATTACGGCGTTAAACTGCTCAACCGCAGTACGCGCAGTCTTAGTCCCACGCCAGCGGGCAAGGCATTATTGCAACAAACCGCCCAAATCCAACTTTTGCTTGAGCATACCGAGCAGCAGCTGCGCGCGTTGACAACGGAAATCAGTGGCGAGGTTTGCATTAGCTTGCCGTCAGGGTTTGTCAATAGCCCGCCCATTGAGCAGTTAATCAAACAAATCAAGTGA
- a CDS encoding LysR substrate-binding domain-containing protein: protein MDLSQQPVDIAIRASTPLKDSHLIARYLASWQLVLCASPHYLQQHPINNLQELAQHDWIVSKDSVWQTLFQHTALSDIPCHRVLHCPLLLACRTLALAGQGITLQLAGEIAPYLQSGELVAVLPEISLPRYNLYAVTRQRQLPAKVSAVLGLLKDCFQEA, encoded by the coding sequence ATAGACTTAAGCCAACAGCCAGTTGATATTGCCATTCGCGCCAGCACCCCTTTAAAGGATAGCCATTTGATTGCGCGTTATCTTGCCAGTTGGCAATTAGTGCTTTGTGCCAGCCCCCATTATTTGCAACAACACCCCATCAACAATCTGCAAGAACTTGCCCAGCACGATTGGATTGTGAGCAAAGACAGCGTTTGGCAAACGCTTTTTCAGCATACCGCCCTCAGCGATATTCCTTGCCATCGCGTCCTTCATTGCCCCTTACTGCTTGCCTGCCGTACCCTCGCCCTTGCGGGGCAGGGCATTACGCTCCAGCTTGCGGGGGAGATTGCCCCTTATTTGCAAAGCGGTGAATTGGTTGCCGTTCTCCCCGAGATTTCATTACCACGTTACAATCTTTACGCGGTAACCCGTCAACGCCAATTACCTGCCAAAGTATCCGCCGTACTGGGTTTATTGAAAGATTGTTTTCAAGAAGCGTAA
- the carA gene encoding glutamine-hydrolyzing carbamoyl-phosphate synthase small subunit, which yields MSEPAILVLADGSVFYGSSIGINGHSVGEVVFNTSMTGYQEILTDPSYYQQLVTLTYPHIGNTGTNSEDVESDRIYASGLIIRDLPLLHSNFRANASLKEYLIANQVVAIADIDTRRLTRLLREKGAQAGCIMAGNIDEQQALALAQQFGSMAGKDLAQQVTHSEPYVWQQGEWQLGQGFSQADNAEYHIVAYDFGVKHNILRMLAQRGCKITVVPAKTSAEEVLAYNPDGIFLSNGPGDPEPCDYAINAIKTLLASKKPIFGICLGHQLLGLAVGAKTKKMAFGHHGANHPVQDLASQKVFITSQNHGFEVDEDSLPSNVKVTHRSLFDHSVQGIELVDQPAFSFQGHPEASPGPQDVAYLFDKFIGYLKQTKAC from the coding sequence ATGTCTGAACCTGCAATTTTAGTGTTGGCTGATGGCTCGGTCTTTTACGGCTCATCAATTGGCATTAACGGTCATTCTGTCGGCGAAGTGGTGTTTAATACCTCTATGACAGGCTACCAAGAAATTCTTACCGATCCCTCTTATTATCAACAATTAGTTACTTTAACCTATCCCCATATTGGCAATACAGGTACCAACAGCGAAGATGTTGAATCAGATCGCATTTATGCCTCGGGCTTAATTATTCGTGATCTGCCATTGCTACATAGCAATTTTAGAGCCAATGCCAGTTTAAAAGAGTATTTAATCGCTAATCAAGTGGTGGCGATTGCGGATATTGATACTCGCCGTTTAACCCGTTTATTGCGTGAAAAAGGGGCACAAGCGGGCTGTATTATGGCAGGCAATATTGATGAACAACAGGCATTAGCATTGGCTCAACAATTTGGATCAATGGCAGGGAAAGATTTGGCACAACAGGTTACCCATTCTGAACCCTATGTTTGGCAACAGGGCGAATGGCAATTAGGGCAAGGTTTTAGCCAAGCTGATAACGCCGAATATCATATTGTGGCTTATGACTTTGGGGTAAAACATAATATTTTGCGTATGCTCGCTCAACGTGGTTGTAAAATTACGGTTGTGCCAGCCAAAACCTCAGCGGAAGAAGTATTAGCCTATAATCCTGACGGCATTTTTCTTTCTAATGGCCCCGGTGATCCAGAACCTTGCGACTACGCAATTAACGCCATTAAAACCTTATTAGCCAGTAAAAAGCCGATTTTTGGTATTTGTTTAGGGCATCAATTATTAGGTTTAGCGGTTGGGGCAAAAACCAAGAAAATGGCATTTGGTCATCATGGGGCAAATCACCCAGTGCAAGACCTTGCTAGCCAAAAGGTATTTATCACTAGCCAAAATCATGGCTTTGAGGTTGATGAAGACAGTTTACCGAGCAATGTTAAGGTTACCCACCGTTCCTTATTTGACCATTCAGTACAAGGGATTGAATTAGTGGATCAACCAGCCTTTTCGTTCCAAGGACACCCAGAAGCAAGCCCCGGCCCACAAGATGTAGCTTATTTATTTGATAAATTTATTGGTTATTTAAAGCAAACGAAAGCCTGTTAA
- a CDS encoding pirin family protein — MSSLRKAHERGKSETAWLTSHHSFSFANYYDPKYLHFSHLRVINEDMIAPKSGFPLHPHQNMEILTYVRQGRVAHQDSMGNQTQVQAGEFQIMSAGTGIYHAEFNPSDNEPLHLYQIWILPQQKNITPRYEQGQFADQVGGTLILSPQPQGQALQVYQDMQLWRYQYPANHAPVRLELNAKRRYWLQMIKGELHHTELRLNAGDGLAIRQQSHLALTPLSDCEFLLFDLL, encoded by the coding sequence ATGTCCTCATTACGCAAAGCCCATGAACGTGGCAAAAGTGAAACCGCTTGGTTGACAAGCCACCATAGCTTTTCCTTTGCCAATTATTACGATCCAAAATATCTGCATTTTTCCCATTTACGCGTCATCAATGAAGATATGATTGCGCCTAAGAGTGGCTTTCCGCTGCACCCACACCAAAATATGGAAATTTTAACCTATGTGCGACAAGGGCGCGTGGCGCATCAAGACAGCATGGGCAATCAAACCCAAGTGCAAGCAGGGGAATTTCAAATCATGTCCGCAGGAACAGGGATTTATCATGCCGAATTTAACCCAAGCGATAACGAACCCTTGCATCTCTACCAAATTTGGATTTTACCGCAACAAAAAAACATCACGCCACGCTACGAACAAGGGCAATTTGCCGACCAAGTGGGCGGTACGCTGATTTTATCGCCCCAGCCACAAGGACAGGCTTTACAAGTGTATCAAGATATGCAGTTATGGCGTTATCAATACCCAGCTAACCACGCCCCTGTCCGTCTTGAACTCAATGCCAAACGGCGTTATTGGTTGCAAATGATCAAAGGCGAACTACACCACACCGAATTGCGATTAAACGCAGGCGATGGGCTAGCTATTCGCCAACAAAGTCATTTAGCGCTCACGCCATTGAGCGACTGTGAGTTTTTGTTGTTTGATTTGCTCTAA